The Sandaracinus amylolyticus genomic interval CGCGCAGAGCCCGCGCTTCGACGAGCAGGAGCTGCGTCGCCTCAAGGCGCGCGAGGCCGATCGCCTCCGCGTCGAGTACGCGGACGCGGCGACGCTCGCGCGGCGCGCGTTCTATCAGGCGGCCTACGGCTCGCATCCGTACGCGCAGGTCGACCTGACGCCGCAGACGCTCGAGCGCGCGCGTCGCACCGACCTCGCGAATTGGCACCGCGATCACTTCGTGCCGAACAACGCGTTCCTGGTCGTCGCGGGCGACGTGACGCCGGAGCAGGTGCAGGCAGCCGCGGAGCGCGCGTTCGGTCGCTGGCGTCGTCGCGAGGTCGCGCAGGCGCAGCTGCCCGACGTGCCGCAGCGCACGCAACGCGAAGTGCTCATCGTGCATCGCCCGGGCTCGGCGCAGTCGGTGATCGCGGTGGGCAACCTCGCGATCCCGCGCTCGCACCCGGACTGGGTGCCGCTCGAGGTCGCGAACCAGGTGCTTGGTGGCTCGGCGGCGTCGCGTCTCTTCAGCGATCTGCGCGAGCGGCGCAGCCTCACGTACGGCGCGTACTCGAGCGTCGACGAGCTGCCGATCGCCGGGCCGTTCCGCGCGCGTGGCTCGGTGGGTCGCGACCCCGAGCACCCCGACGTCGATCGCACGCCGGCCGCGATGGACGCGTTCATGGAGCACCTGCAGCGCATCGTCACCGAGGCACCGCCGCAGGACGAGGTGAACAACGCGCAGCGGTATCTGTCGGACTCGTTCCCGCTCCAGATCGACACCGCGGGACGCATCGCGGGCATGGTCTCGGACCTTCGCCTCTACGGGCTGCCCGACGACTACTTCGACACGTACCGTTCGGACGTCCGCAACGTCACGCCGGACCAGGCGCTGACGGCCGCGCGCACCCATATCCGCCCCGATCAGGCGCTCGTCGTGATCGTCGGCGACGCCGAGGTGATCGCCCAGCCGATGCGACGCTGGGGCCCGGTGCGGGTCGTCGACGCCGATGGCCGCGAGATCTCGTCGTTCCCCGCGGAAGGTGCGACGCCCGCGGCGGCCGCCGAATAACGCAGACACCGCAGGAATCCGCCGCGATCGGCGTGATCGCGTCGCGCGTGCTACACGGGCCGGGGGTGCGGAATCGCATCTCCCGGCTCGTTCGTCTCGCGGGGGCCTATCTGTTCTCTCGCCGTCCCGGAGCACAGGACGGCCAACGGAGGAACGACGTTCATGTGCGGCATCGTGGGTTACGTCGGTGACGACGACACGGCTCCCATTCTCCTCGACGGCCTGCGCCGTCTCGAATACCGCGGCTACGACTCGGCCGGCGTCGCGATCCACAGCAGCGGCGAGATCAAGATCGCGCGCGCGGTCGGAAAGCTGCGCAACCTCGAGAAAGCGCTCGAGGAGAAGCCGCTCGCGGGCACGACGGGCATCGGTCACACGCGCTGGGCGACGCATGGGCGCCCGACGGAGGTGAACGCGCACCCGCACCAGTCGGGCCCGATCGCGCTCGTGCACAACGGCATCATCGAGAACCACCTCTCGCTGCGCACGCGCCTGGTCGAGCGCGGCGCGAAGATCGTCAGCGACACCGACACCGAGATCGCCGCGCACCTCGTGCACGAGAAGCTGCGCGAGAACGGCAAGGGGCTCGAGGACGCGGTGCGCAGCGCGCTCCGCGAGATCCACGGCGCGTACGCGCTCGCGGTGCTCAGCAAGGACGAGCCGGGGCGCATCGTCGTCGCGAAGGCGAGCTCGCCGCTCGTGATCGGCATCGCGGACGACGCGAGCTATGCGGGCAGCGACATTCCCGCGCTCCTGCCCTACACGCGCAAGATGATCTTCCTCGAGGACGGCGACATGGCCGTGCTCGAGAAGGGCTCGGTCCGCATCACGCGCCTCGACGGCACCGTCGTCGAGCGCGCCATCAAGGTGATCGACTGGTCGCCCGTGATGGCCGAGAAGGCGGGCTTCAAGCACTTCATGCTCAAGGAGATCCACGAGCAGCCGCGCGCCATCGAGGACACGCTGCGCGGCCGCCTGGATCGCGAGCACGGCGACGTGCACGGCCACGAGATCGGCCTGAGCGACGACGATGCGCGCAGCATCAAGCGCGTGTTCCTGCTCGCGTGCGGCACGAGCCACCACGCGGCGATGACGGGTCGCTATTACCTCGAGTCGATCGCGCGCATCCCGACCTCGGTCGAGCTCGCGAGCGAGTTCCGCGGCCGCGAGCCGATGATCGGCGAGGGCGATCTCGTCGTCGCGGTGAGCCAGAGCGGCGAGACGATCGACACGCTGATCGCGGCGCGCGAGGCGAAGGAGCGCGGCGCGAAGATCCTCGCGATCGCGAACGTGATCGGCAGCGCGATCCCGCGCATGGCGGACGCCGCGTTCTACACGCACGCGGGCCCGGAGATCGGCGTCGCGTCGACGAAGTGCTTCTCGACGCAGCTCGCGAACCTGATGATGCTCTCGATCTGGCTCGGCAAGCGCCGCGGCTCGCTCGACGAGGCGAAGGCGCGTGAGCTGGTCGAGGCGATGGCGCGCCTGCCGCTGCTGATGCGCGACGTCATCACCGGCACGCGCCAGCTCGTGTGCAACCTCGCGAAGCGCTATCGCGACGCGCGCGACGTGCTCTTCCTCGGCCGCGGCCTCAACTACCCGATCGCGCTCGAGGCCGCGCTCAAGCTGAAGGAGATCTCGTACGTGCACGCCGAGGGGTACGCGGCGGGCGAGATGAAGCACGGCCCGATCGCGCTGATCGACAGCGCGGTGCCGGTGTTCGTGCTGATGCCGAAGGATCGCTGGTACGAGCGCACCCACGGCAACCTGCAGGAAGCGAAGGCGCGCGAGGGTCAGGTCATCGCGATCGCGACCGAGGGCGACGAGTCGGCG includes:
- a CDS encoding M16 family metallopeptidase, translating into MTKRISSLLIALSLVACGGPSTTTTTEAENTGGGGEQAQAEAPRVPPPASGPARDVHLPPIARTTLANGLEVNTVRTNALPLVYVRLVVRSGLASSPEQLPGLSRLVAKMLKEGTRRRTSAQLAEQIEYLGADLFVGDDQAQVVLQMRALSEHLDTVMDLLADIAQSPRFDEQELRRLKAREADRLRVEYADAATLARRAFYQAAYGSHPYAQVDLTPQTLERARRTDLANWHRDHFVPNNAFLVVAGDVTPEQVQAAAERAFGRWRRREVAQAQLPDVPQRTQREVLIVHRPGSAQSVIAVGNLAIPRSHPDWVPLEVANQVLGGSAASRLFSDLRERRSLTYGAYSSVDELPIAGPFRARGSVGRDPEHPDVDRTPAAMDAFMEHLQRIVTEAPPQDEVNNAQRYLSDSFPLQIDTAGRIAGMVSDLRLYGLPDDYFDTYRSDVRNVTPDQALTAARTHIRPDQALVVIVGDAEVIAQPMRRWGPVRVVDADGREISSFPAEGATPAAAAE
- the glmS gene encoding glutamine--fructose-6-phosphate transaminase (isomerizing), coding for MCGIVGYVGDDDTAPILLDGLRRLEYRGYDSAGVAIHSSGEIKIARAVGKLRNLEKALEEKPLAGTTGIGHTRWATHGRPTEVNAHPHQSGPIALVHNGIIENHLSLRTRLVERGAKIVSDTDTEIAAHLVHEKLRENGKGLEDAVRSALREIHGAYALAVLSKDEPGRIVVAKASSPLVIGIADDASYAGSDIPALLPYTRKMIFLEDGDMAVLEKGSVRITRLDGTVVERAIKVIDWSPVMAEKAGFKHFMLKEIHEQPRAIEDTLRGRLDREHGDVHGHEIGLSDDDARSIKRVFLLACGTSHHAAMTGRYYLESIARIPTSVELASEFRGREPMIGEGDLVVAVSQSGETIDTLIAAREAKERGAKILAIANVIGSAIPRMADAAFYTHAGPEIGVASTKCFSTQLANLMMLSIWLGKRRGSLDEAKARELVEAMARLPLLMRDVITGTRQLVCNLAKRYRDARDVLFLGRGLNYPIALEAALKLKEISYVHAEGYAAGEMKHGPIALIDSAVPVFVLMPKDRWYERTHGNLQEAKAREGQVIAIATEGDESAHSLSQDVIEVPDVPEAITPFLTVLPMQLYSYYVADFKGTDVDQPRNLAKTVTVE